In Solenopsis invicta isolate M01_SB chromosome 1, UNIL_Sinv_3.0, whole genome shotgun sequence, one genomic interval encodes:
- the LOC120356906 gene encoding uncharacterized protein LOC120356906, whose amino-acid sequence MYGCEVVFNRVSHLLRCLVSRVSDEREYRECRKQTRCRAFMPRVNQEEENRREEDLGSQMFGSCGRNGAGRSDQRRTNPLKPKCIRDCHTVTLRRLVKTALDCLRLSRVSRGRAARRSRRP is encoded by the exons ATGTATGGGTGCGAAGTCgtgttcaatcgtgtttcgcatcttctccgttgcctcgtatcCCGAGTTTCCGACGAGCGTGAGTACAGAGAGTGCCGAAAACAAACGAGGTGTCGCGCGTTTATGCCAAGGGTGAATCAAGAAGAGGAgaatcgtcgtgaggaggatcttggatctcAAATGTTTGGAAGCTGCGGTCGAAACGGAGCTGGACGAAGCGACCaacggcgaacg AATCCTCTCAAGCCAAAGTGTATACGTGATTGTCATACCGTCACGCTACGTCGTCTCGTAAAGACTGCCTTAGACTGCCTCCGACTATCACGAGTATCACGCGGTCGCGCGGCGCGTAGGAGTAGACGTCCCTGA